The following proteins are co-located in the Tachysurus vachellii isolate PV-2020 chromosome 19, HZAU_Pvac_v1, whole genome shotgun sequence genome:
- the rprd1b gene encoding regulation of nuclear pre-mRNA domain-containing protein 1B isoform X4, with protein sequence MSSFSESALEKKLSELSSSQQSVQTLSLWIIHHRKHSGTIVRVWHKELKKAKSSRKLTFLYLANDVIQNSKKKGPEFTRDFEGVLVDACSHVARETDDGCKKHIERLLNIWQERSLYRSDFIQQLKLSIEDSNSPRVKAADDGLKKGLKRTFQKVQEEEEEDDDDDYRAQYSPHETDAIGPQLTEELIKALQDLENAASGDATVRQKIASLPQEVQDVSLLEKITDKEAADKLSKTVDEACLLLAEYNGRLAAELEDRRQLARILTEYINSQKEALSEREKKLEEYKQKLARVTQVRKELKSHIQSLPDLSLLPNVTGGLAPLPSAGDLFSTD encoded by the exons ATGTCATCGTTTTCTGAGTCAGCGTTGGAGAAGAAGCTGTCAGAACTGAGTAGCTCGCAGCAGAGCGTTCAGACGTTGTCGCTGTGGATCATACACCACCGCAAGCATTCGGGAACCATCGTCCGTGTGTGGCATAAAGAGCTGAAGAAAG CCAAAAGTAGCCGGAAGTTGACCTTCCTTTACCTCGCCAATGATGTCATTCAGAACAGCAAAAAGAAAGGACCCGAGTTCACGCGGGATTTTGAAGGTGTCCTCGTTGATGCCTGCTCTCATGTAGCGAG agaaacAGATGACGGCTGCAAGAAGCACATTGAGAGGTTGTTGAACATCTGGCAGGAACGCAGTCTCTACCGCTCTGATTTCATCCAGCAGCTCAAGCTGTCCATCGAGGACTCCAACAGCCCCAGGGTCAAAGCAGCAG ATGACGGCTTGAAGAAGGGCTTGAAAAGAACGTTCCAGAAGgttcaggaagaggaagaggaagatgacgACGATGATTACAGGGCCCAGTATTCTCCTCATGAGACAGACGCCATCGGCCCACAGCTG ACGGAGGAGCTGATTAAAGCTCTTCAGGACCTGGAGAACGCTGCGTCCGGAGACGCCACCGTGCGCCAGAAGATCGCCTCTCTGCCTCAAGAAGTGCAGGACGTCTCTCTGCTCGAGAAGATCACAG ATAAGGAAGCAGCAGATAAGCTGTCCAAGACGGTGGACGAAGCATGTCTCCTGCTGGCGGAGTATAACGGGAGACTGGCGGCTGAGCTGGAGGACCGCAGGCAGCTGGCACGCATACTGACAGAGTACATCAACAGCCAGAAGGAGGCGCTGAGCGAAAGGGAGAAAAAACTCGAG GAGTACAAGCAGAAGCTGGCGCGAGTCACTCAGGTGCGCAAAGAGCTGAAGTCTCACATCCAGAGCCTGCCAGACCTCTCGCTCCTGCCCAACGTCACCGGAGGACTGGCGCCTCTACCCTCGGCTGGAGATCTCTTCTCCACTGACTGA
- the rprd1b gene encoding regulation of nuclear pre-mRNA domain-containing protein 1B isoform X3 produces the protein MSSFSESALEKKLSELSSSQQSVQTLSLWIIHHRKHSGTIVRVWHKELKKAKSSRKLTFLYLANDVIQNSKKKGPEFTRDFEGVLVDACSHVARETDDGCKKHIERLLNIWQERSLYRSDFIQQLKLSIEDSNSPRVKAAADDGLKKGLKRTFQKVQEEEEEDDDDDYRAQYSPHETDAIGPQLTEELIKALQDLENAASGDATVRQKIASLPQEVQDVSLLEKITDKEAADKLSKTVDEACLLLAEYNGRLAAELEDRRQLARILTEYINSQKEALSEREKKLEEYKQKLARVTQVRKELKSHIQSLPDLSLLPNVTGGLAPLPSAGDLFSTD, from the exons ATGTCATCGTTTTCTGAGTCAGCGTTGGAGAAGAAGCTGTCAGAACTGAGTAGCTCGCAGCAGAGCGTTCAGACGTTGTCGCTGTGGATCATACACCACCGCAAGCATTCGGGAACCATCGTCCGTGTGTGGCATAAAGAGCTGAAGAAAG CCAAAAGTAGCCGGAAGTTGACCTTCCTTTACCTCGCCAATGATGTCATTCAGAACAGCAAAAAGAAAGGACCCGAGTTCACGCGGGATTTTGAAGGTGTCCTCGTTGATGCCTGCTCTCATGTAGCGAG agaaacAGATGACGGCTGCAAGAAGCACATTGAGAGGTTGTTGAACATCTGGCAGGAACGCAGTCTCTACCGCTCTGATTTCATCCAGCAGCTCAAGCTGTCCATCGAGGACTCCAACAGCCCCAGGGTCAAAGCAGCAG CAGATGACGGCTTGAAGAAGGGCTTGAAAAGAACGTTCCAGAAGgttcaggaagaggaagaggaagatgacgACGATGATTACAGGGCCCAGTATTCTCCTCATGAGACAGACGCCATCGGCCCACAGCTG ACGGAGGAGCTGATTAAAGCTCTTCAGGACCTGGAGAACGCTGCGTCCGGAGACGCCACCGTGCGCCAGAAGATCGCCTCTCTGCCTCAAGAAGTGCAGGACGTCTCTCTGCTCGAGAAGATCACAG ATAAGGAAGCAGCAGATAAGCTGTCCAAGACGGTGGACGAAGCATGTCTCCTGCTGGCGGAGTATAACGGGAGACTGGCGGCTGAGCTGGAGGACCGCAGGCAGCTGGCACGCATACTGACAGAGTACATCAACAGCCAGAAGGAGGCGCTGAGCGAAAGGGAGAAAAAACTCGAG GAGTACAAGCAGAAGCTGGCGCGAGTCACTCAGGTGCGCAAAGAGCTGAAGTCTCACATCCAGAGCCTGCCAGACCTCTCGCTCCTGCCCAACGTCACCGGAGGACTGGCGCCTCTACCCTCGGCTGGAGATCTCTTCTCCACTGACTGA
- the rprd1b gene encoding regulation of nuclear pre-mRNA domain-containing protein 1B isoform X2, translating into MSSFSESALEKKLSELSSSQQSVQTLSLWIIHHRKHSGTIVRVWHKELKKGKAKSSRKLTFLYLANDVIQNSKKKGPEFTRDFEGVLVDACSHVARETDDGCKKHIERLLNIWQERSLYRSDFIQQLKLSIEDSNSPRVKAADDGLKKGLKRTFQKVQEEEEEDDDDDYRAQYSPHETDAIGPQLTEELIKALQDLENAASGDATVRQKIASLPQEVQDVSLLEKITDKEAADKLSKTVDEACLLLAEYNGRLAAELEDRRQLARILTEYINSQKEALSEREKKLEEYKQKLARVTQVRKELKSHIQSLPDLSLLPNVTGGLAPLPSAGDLFSTD; encoded by the exons ATGTCATCGTTTTCTGAGTCAGCGTTGGAGAAGAAGCTGTCAGAACTGAGTAGCTCGCAGCAGAGCGTTCAGACGTTGTCGCTGTGGATCATACACCACCGCAAGCATTCGGGAACCATCGTCCGTGTGTGGCATAAAGAGCTGAAGAAAGGTAAGG CCAAAAGTAGCCGGAAGTTGACCTTCCTTTACCTCGCCAATGATGTCATTCAGAACAGCAAAAAGAAAGGACCCGAGTTCACGCGGGATTTTGAAGGTGTCCTCGTTGATGCCTGCTCTCATGTAGCGAG agaaacAGATGACGGCTGCAAGAAGCACATTGAGAGGTTGTTGAACATCTGGCAGGAACGCAGTCTCTACCGCTCTGATTTCATCCAGCAGCTCAAGCTGTCCATCGAGGACTCCAACAGCCCCAGGGTCAAAGCAGCAG ATGACGGCTTGAAGAAGGGCTTGAAAAGAACGTTCCAGAAGgttcaggaagaggaagaggaagatgacgACGATGATTACAGGGCCCAGTATTCTCCTCATGAGACAGACGCCATCGGCCCACAGCTG ACGGAGGAGCTGATTAAAGCTCTTCAGGACCTGGAGAACGCTGCGTCCGGAGACGCCACCGTGCGCCAGAAGATCGCCTCTCTGCCTCAAGAAGTGCAGGACGTCTCTCTGCTCGAGAAGATCACAG ATAAGGAAGCAGCAGATAAGCTGTCCAAGACGGTGGACGAAGCATGTCTCCTGCTGGCGGAGTATAACGGGAGACTGGCGGCTGAGCTGGAGGACCGCAGGCAGCTGGCACGCATACTGACAGAGTACATCAACAGCCAGAAGGAGGCGCTGAGCGAAAGGGAGAAAAAACTCGAG GAGTACAAGCAGAAGCTGGCGCGAGTCACTCAGGTGCGCAAAGAGCTGAAGTCTCACATCCAGAGCCTGCCAGACCTCTCGCTCCTGCCCAACGTCACCGGAGGACTGGCGCCTCTACCCTCGGCTGGAGATCTCTTCTCCACTGACTGA
- the rprd1b gene encoding regulation of nuclear pre-mRNA domain-containing protein 1B isoform X1 — MSSFSESALEKKLSELSSSQQSVQTLSLWIIHHRKHSGTIVRVWHKELKKGKAKSSRKLTFLYLANDVIQNSKKKGPEFTRDFEGVLVDACSHVARETDDGCKKHIERLLNIWQERSLYRSDFIQQLKLSIEDSNSPRVKAAADDGLKKGLKRTFQKVQEEEEEDDDDDYRAQYSPHETDAIGPQLTEELIKALQDLENAASGDATVRQKIASLPQEVQDVSLLEKITDKEAADKLSKTVDEACLLLAEYNGRLAAELEDRRQLARILTEYINSQKEALSEREKKLEEYKQKLARVTQVRKELKSHIQSLPDLSLLPNVTGGLAPLPSAGDLFSTD; from the exons ATGTCATCGTTTTCTGAGTCAGCGTTGGAGAAGAAGCTGTCAGAACTGAGTAGCTCGCAGCAGAGCGTTCAGACGTTGTCGCTGTGGATCATACACCACCGCAAGCATTCGGGAACCATCGTCCGTGTGTGGCATAAAGAGCTGAAGAAAGGTAAGG CCAAAAGTAGCCGGAAGTTGACCTTCCTTTACCTCGCCAATGATGTCATTCAGAACAGCAAAAAGAAAGGACCCGAGTTCACGCGGGATTTTGAAGGTGTCCTCGTTGATGCCTGCTCTCATGTAGCGAG agaaacAGATGACGGCTGCAAGAAGCACATTGAGAGGTTGTTGAACATCTGGCAGGAACGCAGTCTCTACCGCTCTGATTTCATCCAGCAGCTCAAGCTGTCCATCGAGGACTCCAACAGCCCCAGGGTCAAAGCAGCAG CAGATGACGGCTTGAAGAAGGGCTTGAAAAGAACGTTCCAGAAGgttcaggaagaggaagaggaagatgacgACGATGATTACAGGGCCCAGTATTCTCCTCATGAGACAGACGCCATCGGCCCACAGCTG ACGGAGGAGCTGATTAAAGCTCTTCAGGACCTGGAGAACGCTGCGTCCGGAGACGCCACCGTGCGCCAGAAGATCGCCTCTCTGCCTCAAGAAGTGCAGGACGTCTCTCTGCTCGAGAAGATCACAG ATAAGGAAGCAGCAGATAAGCTGTCCAAGACGGTGGACGAAGCATGTCTCCTGCTGGCGGAGTATAACGGGAGACTGGCGGCTGAGCTGGAGGACCGCAGGCAGCTGGCACGCATACTGACAGAGTACATCAACAGCCAGAAGGAGGCGCTGAGCGAAAGGGAGAAAAAACTCGAG GAGTACAAGCAGAAGCTGGCGCGAGTCACTCAGGTGCGCAAAGAGCTGAAGTCTCACATCCAGAGCCTGCCAGACCTCTCGCTCCTGCCCAACGTCACCGGAGGACTGGCGCCTCTACCCTCGGCTGGAGATCTCTTCTCCACTGACTGA
- the tti1 gene encoding TELO2-interacting protein 1 homolog, with the protein MADYQIDDPKIAFAYLRPSCVLLTKESTLSNIEAVNGHLRGVSDGVLQLLQDYVLFPLRFVLKTPGAKREGVVQAVMDAMTYVLEKTCIQNWESLRDLFSELCLCLCCPKDPGKPAPSSEELKLAVLRCLDALMHSAYGDVAFRLYEPAMLPGLGSAVSLFLALAEQEKARGVQAAALKCLLSLFMQCDCQQTHIEPDEEERKLLGSTLASFLPGITRALSHVISGDMRQGHEVIVKAMRVWYTTVGLVMADKQLRNDSTVSEESPGLGRIGELVVKRSPSWSKSTSQRLALALQKVISSTTAHQHWRVRLELVNLSDHLLTQCSKSLTECIGPLLEALVGAVNDEEPRVKERCSAVLAEVSRRNQASGDQALTDILSENLHGLASSLPRLMRTTDDKRKLFVLTVFLGYLKILGPQVDLVLTSAVHLQRISKALMQVLELDVTDVRIVEERRFAPLCADFAPDASEVQRQRKYFLYFTDDKIFFALKQICRMLGHYGNLYLLVDHFLELYKESAVYRKQAALVLNEVICGAAGVGRETENSEISKISPEDLKCAVNSIIEEYISLNNWHLTTVMEDLDGDKQEKRHSPLRSILSRVDGSAHQLMPTFSPKTPTLHQLNSNIWQICIQLEGIGSFALALGSDFRLLLMTSLYPVLEKAGDTSLLISQSALSAMHDLCVACSYSSPKELVISNADYLLNDVSLNLSRPSVHPHAPRVLAVMFAHSDAALLPLVADVVQDVLTALDLSYDQRSRQFCAVLHSLMKALTRWFNSSATDLGRTSTASTHTQDLQTLNLRQFLLDYKKQKELAEGIGAEEEEEEESGDEAPPEVKEEEEEDEEGPDTKPELPLHVSLAKDVMERCVHLLSHPSLGIRLQVLDIVEMCVNVLSEMENELLPMVHRCWPALLQRLTNDDPLAIPRAYRVLCVLGETCGDFLRKRVSKEVLPRLTSSLSRQAETSARSGPTYTHTLAYKLQLAVLQGLGPLCVRLDLVDSDLDRISEACLPYLSCRQPIRLQEACLSVFRHVMQLDPDACWFSLSELCCPEAYEPPHTLLFPVKLSGTSRAKSEYTHNVLKLLRELQPSREEQNPHTSTD; encoded by the exons ATGGCTGATTATCAGATCGATGACCCAAAGATCGCGTTTGCTTACCTGCGTCCCTCCTGTGTCCTGCTGACCAAAGAGTCTACGCTGTCCAATATAGAGGCTGTGAATGGCCACCTGCGTGGTGTTAGCGATGGAGTCCTCCAACTCCTTCAGGATTATGTCCTCTTCCCTCTCCGCTTTGTCCTCAAGACCCCTGGTGCCAAGCGTGAGGGTGTTGTGCAAGCTGTCATGGACGCTATGACTTACGTTCTGGAAAAGACTTGTATCCAGAACTGGGAATCTCTACGTGACCTCTTTTCTGAGCTTTGCCTTTGCCTCTGCTGTCCAAAAGATCCTGGAAAGCCAGCTCCATCATCAGAGGAGCTGAAGTTAGCAGTGCTACGATGTCTGGATGCTCTCATGCATTCTGCGTACGGAGATGTGGCTTTCAGGCTGTACGAGCCTGCGATGCTTCCCGGACTGGGATCCGCGGTGTCGCTGTTCTTGGCTTTGGCAGAGCAAGAGAAAGCAAGAGGAGTGCAGGCAGCAGCGTTGAAGTGTCTCTTGTCTCTGTTCATGCAGTGCGACTGCCAACAAACGCACATAGAACCAGATGAAGAGGAAAGAAAGTTGCTTGGAAGTACGCTGGCCTCATTCCTACCAGGGATCACTCGAGCCTTGAGCCATGTGATTAGCGGAGACATGAGACAAGGGCATGAGGTTATAGTGAAAGCCATGAGGGTTTGGTACACCACAGTGGGCCTGGTTATGGCAGACAAACAGCTTCGGAACGACAGCACAGTGAGTGAGGAATCACCCGGGTTGGGTAGGATCGGAGAGCTGGTGGTGAAAAGGTCTCCATCTTGGAGCAAGTCCACGTCTCAGAGACTTGCGTTGGCGTTGCAGAAAGTGATATCTTCTACCACAGCGCACCAACATTGGAGAGTACGATTGGAACTGGTCAATTTGTCAGATCATCTTCTTACCCAGTGCAGCAAATCATTAACCGAATGCATTGGTCCACTTCTAGAGGCTTTAGTTGGTGCTGTCAATGATGAGGAACCTCGGGTTAAGGAGCGGTGCTCAGCAGTTCTGGCTGAGGTATCTAGAAGAAACCAAGCTTCAGGAGATCAAGCTTTAACCGACATCCTGTCTGAAAACTTGCACGGCTTGGCGTCTTCTCTACCTCGACTCATGAGAACGACGGACGACAAGCGTAAACTCTTTGTTCTCACTGTCTTTCTGGGTTACCTGAAGATTCTCGGTCCTCAAGTAGATTTGGTCTTGACATCAGCGGTTCACCTTCAGCGTATCTCCAAAGCGTTAATGCAGGTGCTCGAGTTGGATGTCACAGACGTTAGGATCGTAGAGGAAAGAAGGTTTGCACCATTATGCGCCGACTTTGCACCGGATGCCAGCGAGGTGCAGCGCCAGAGGAagtactttctttattttacagacGACAAGATCTTCTTCGCGTTGAAGCAGATCTGCCGGATGCTGGGGCACTATGGAAATCTTTATTTACTGGTGGACCACTTCTTGGAGCTCTACAAGGAGTCAGCGGTTTATCGCAAACAAGCTGCTCTGGTGCTCAACGAGGTCATCTGCGGGGCAGCAGGAGTTGGGAGGGAAACAGAGAATTCAGAGATTTCCAAAATAAGTCCCGAGGACCTAAAATGTGCAGTCAATTCCATTATTGAAGAATACATCAGTTTGAATAACTGGCATCTCACGACTGTAATGGAAGACCTGGATGGTGACAAGCAGGAGAAACGTCATTCACCGCTCCGCTCTATTTTAAGCCGAGTTGATGGAAGCGCGCACCAACTCATGCCAACGTTCAGTCCTAAAACTCCGACACTCCATCAGCTGAACAGCAACATTTGGCAGATCTGCATCCAGCTGGAAGGGATCGGCTCCTTCGCTTTAGCTCTGGGTTCTGATTTCCGCCTGCTTCTGATGACTTCGCTCTACCCAGTGCTGGAGAAGGCAGGGGATACTTCGCTGCTGATCAGCCAATCGGCTTTGAGTGCCATGCACGACCTTTGTGTGGCTTGTAGTTACAGCTCGCCCAAGGAGCTGGTGATCAGCAATGCAGACTACCTGCTGAACGACGTTTCCCTGAATCTGAGCAGACCCAGCGTTCACCCTCACGCCCCACGTGTCCTCGCCGTCATGTTCGCTCACTCCGACGCTGCTCTGCTGCCTCTGGTGGCCGACGTGGTGCAGGACGTTCTCACGGCTCTGGATCTGAGCTACGACCAGAGATCGCGGCAGTTCTGTGCAGTCCTTCATTCGCTAATGAAGGCGCTGA CGAGGTGGTTTAACAGCAGCGCTACAGACCTCGGCCGGACCTCCACAGCCAGCACACACACCCAGGATCTCCAGACTCTAAACCTGCGCCAGTTTCTGTTGGATTACAAAAAGCAGAAGGAGTTGGCTGAGGGGATCGGTGccgaggaggaagaggaggaagagtcAGGGGATGAAG CACCTCCTGAGgtaaaagaggaagaggaagaggacgaGGAAGGCCCTGACACGAAACCAGAATTGCCCTTACACGTGTCTCTCGCCAAGGATGTGATGGAGCGCTGCGTTCACCTGCTGTCTCACCCCAGCCTGGGAATACGACTGCAG gtgttgGACATTGTtgagatgtgtgtgaatgtgctgtCTGAGATGGAGAACGAGCTCTTACCCATGGTGCACCGCTGCTGGCCAGCACTTCTTCAGCGCCTCACCAATGATGACCCGCTCGCAATACCCCGAGCTTACAGG gtGTTGTGTGTCTTGGGTGAGACATGTGGAGACTTTCTGAGGAAGCGAGTGTCTAAAGAGGTCCTGCCTCGGCTCACGTCGTCACTTTCACGTCAGGCAGAGACGAGCGCTCGCTCCGGTCCgacgtacacgcacacactcgcgtACAAGCTGCAGCTCGCCGTGCTACAGGGACTCGGAcctctgtgtgtgcgcctcgACCTGG tggACTCGGATCTGGACCGTATCTCAGAAGCCTGTCTACCCTACCTGAGCTGcagacagccaatcagattacagGAAGCTTGCCTAAG TGTTTTCCGTCACGTGATGCAGCTGGACCCGGACGCGTGCTGGTTCTCCCTGAGCGAGCTCTGCTGTCCCGAGGCGTATGAGCCACCTCACACGCTGCTGTTCCCCGTGAAGCTGAGCGGGACGAGCCGAGCGAAGAGCGAATACACACACAACGTCCTCAAACTGCTGCGTGAACTCCAGCCGTCACGGGAAGAGCAGAATCCTCACACCAGCACTGATTAA